The DNA window TTATTATTGTTTTCGGCCATTTATTTTTCTACCAGTATATCTCCAGATTTAATCAACTCTACATCTGTTAGAACTAATCTTTCTCCACCATCAAGCCCACTCAAAACCTCAACAATATTATTTGTTTCTCTGCCAAGCTTCAAAACACGCATTTTTGCCTGATCACCTTCTTTTATTATTGCAACATCTAATTGTCCCACCTGTTTTACGGCGGTTTTTGGTATAAAAATACCTTTAATTTGACCTTTATTCAGCGTTATTTTCACATATGCACCGACTGGCAGATCATTATTGGCATTAGTTTCAATAATGAATTTTCTTGTATTTGGCGATATTTGGCTGGATTTCTTTTTAATCTTTGAAGTAAAAGTTATGTTTCTGGAGGGATAATTTATTGTGACATTATCGCCTAGAAAAACATTATCAAATAGATCTTCACCAATGTCTGCTTTAATAACTTTTTTGTGTGTGCCAATTTTCAGCACAGCACTACCAGGTGAAGCAAGATTGCCTTCGTCAGAAAATTTTTGCAGCACTATTCCATCAAAAGGTGCTTTTATTTTTTTGTAATTAACATAAGATTGGCTCTCTGAAAACATAGCCTTTGATTGTTTTAGTTTTGCTTCGGCCTGATTTAATTTCTTTTCAGCCATATTTACATTTTCAATAGCTATATTATAATGCTCTTTAGCAGATAAATATTCAGCTAACACTTGATCATACTCATACTGGCTTACACTCTCACTTTTAAGAAGCCTTTTATAACGTTTGTATGTCTTTTCAGCCAAAATGAATTGAGCTTTTGCTTTTCTTTTTTCCATATGTGCCATTTTTAAACCGGATTCAGTTTGTCTTAAACCTATACATGCTTCAGTTACAGCGCTTTCTGTCATTTTTAATTTGGCA is part of the Deferribacterota bacterium genome and encodes:
- a CDS encoding efflux RND transporter periplasmic adaptor subunit is translated as MKSCKNIFLMFFVVIIISCSNIEKKEKTSPYDKPDTFIVDTIKVHKEVSGAKITFSGTVISDETVMLMPKIIGYIQSINVDIGDSFYKDDVLVSIRSDELDAKLKMTESAVTEACIGLRQTESGLKMAHMEKRKAKAQFILAEKTYKRYKRLLKSESVSQYEYDQVLAEYLSAKEHYNIAIENVNMAEKKLNQAEAKLKQSKAMFSESQSYVNYKKIKAPFDGIVLQKFSDEGNLASPGSAVLKIGTHKKVIKADIGEDLFDNVFLGDNVTINYPSRNITFTSKIKKKSSQISPNTRKFIIETNANNDLPVGAYVKITLNKGQIKGIFIPKTAVKQVGQLDVAIIKEGDQAKMRVLKLGRETNNIVEVLSGLDGGERLVLTDVELIKSGDILVEK